Proteins encoded in a region of the Triticum dicoccoides isolate Atlit2015 ecotype Zavitan chromosome 3A, WEW_v2.0, whole genome shotgun sequence genome:
- the LOC119271364 gene encoding late embryogenesis abundant protein EMB564-like gives MAQQEKKAPELQQDPEIQDSENRTQQVKKAPELQDPEIRAELDRRAREEGETVIKSGAGGKTLEAQERLAEGRKKGGLSRATGSGNERAEGEGGVVIEPDEKKLKEVKKDLGRE, from the exons ATGGCACAGCAGGAGAAGAAGGCGCCGGAGCTGCAGCAGGACCCGGAGATCCAGGACTCGGAGAACCGGACACAGCAGGTGAAGAAGGCGCCGGAGCTGCAGGACCCGGAGATCCGGGCAGAGCTGGACCGCCGCGCCCGCGAGGAGGGCGAGACCGTCATCAAGAGCGGCGCCGGCGGCAAGACCCTCGAGGCGCAGGAGCGCCTGGCGGAAG GGCGTAAGAAGGGCGGGCTGAGCCGTGCGACCGGCTCCGGCAACGAGCGCGCAGAGGGCGAGGGCGGGGTGGTGATCGAGCCGGACGAGAAGAAGCTCAAGGAGGTCAAGAAGGATCTCGGGCGCGAATGA